The Telopea speciosissima isolate NSW1024214 ecotype Mountain lineage chromosome 11, Tspe_v1, whole genome shotgun sequence genome includes the window TTACTAGATAAAAGATAATTACTTCCAACTCCCTatggaggtaaaagataaaaaagaagaaaatacagaattacataataaggtaaCTAGTAACAAGACTagtacctaaactacccttattatATGACTTCTAACAATCATACCATATAAAGATTATGGCCATGGGTTCTAAATTCAATTAGATATATTATAATATGGGTAAAAGATTTGTACAACATcaccttaatttcaaaattgcatgCGGGCACTCCTCATAAGAAGACTCAGATTACTGTAGCACCACTACTGTAAAATGTCTCATATACCCCCTATTATTAGTGTTTTCCCACAATGTCCCTCCTCCAAGGCATGAAACTGCACACTTTCCATGTAGCAAACCCTCTCCATTATGATATATATACTATCAATCAAATGTTTAAGCATACAACTGGACATCATGTGCTTAGAAAAATTTATCTCCATTTAAAACAGTATAACATTATAGCTTGAAATACAAACTGAAATTTAACTGAAGGTGTATCCTGATATAGTCATCATTAAATGGGGTGCCTCTTAAAATAATGCATTAGGAGCTAATATAGCTTTTTGTATAGGAGCATGGTAACCTTATGTTCACCTTCTTCATAAATTAATATTTACAATAACTTGATTGCATGTTTTCTTTACCATGTTAAGATGCACAGCTTATGTGGGAGTCCACGTTCACTGGATGAGAGGTGTCTTTCAGATGGCTTGTTATATTCTTCTGAGAGCTTTTATTCATCAGCACCAAGAACGTTGTCAAACATTCAAAGTGTAATGGGTACTGTATTTCCAAATTCATTTTATTTGGAGCCGGATTATCtgaatgagaagaaagaagcttACACCAGCACAGGGTCTCATAAGAATCTCCTTAATGGGGTCAGTTCCCACACTCATTGTTTTTCAACATCAGACAAGAATGATATTTTGAGGGATGTGTTTCTATGGGGTGAAGGGTTAGGAGGAATTTCAGGGGGTGGTGTTGACAGATGTGATACCTCAAGTCATGCTCAATCCGATTCTTTGGTCCCCAAATTATTAGAATCCATAATGATGTTAGAAGTGCAGACGATTTCTTTAGGAAGGAAACATGCTGGTTTGGTTACCAAACAGGGTGAGGCCTATTGCTGGGGAGAAGGAAGTGGGGGAAAACTTGGGCACAAAACTAATATGGATGTGTCTGATCCCAAAATTGTTGAATCCCTTAATGGGGTTAATGTGAAATCCATTTCATGCAGTGAATGTTACACGTGTGCTCTCACGCTTTCTGGTGAACTTTATATATGGGGGGACAACAATCATGGCGGCGGCTTCATTGGGGATGGGAAAAATAGGAGTAAGTGGCTGCCTTATAAACTTTCTGGTCCACTGGATGGAATAAGTATATCAGGTGTTGCATGTGGGGAATGGCACATGGCAATTGTTTCTTCCTCTGGGCAGTTATTTACATGTGGAGATGGGACATTTGgggttcttggacatggtaatCTGCAAAGCATTTCCCAACCAAAAGAGGTTGAATCTCTGAAAGGATTAAGGGTAATGTCTGTTGCATGTGGGCCATGGCACATGGCTGCTATTGTCGATATCATGGTTGATCATTTCAATACAAGTGTTCCCGGTGGAAAATTATTTACGTGGGGTGATGGGGATGAAGGAAGGCTTGGGCATGCTAGCCAGGGAACGAAGGTTCTACCAACTTGTGTTGCACAACTCGTGGATCATGATTTTCTTCAAGTATCTTGTGGAATAACGCTGACTGTTGGACTCACAGATACGGGTATAGTGTACACAATGGGAAGTAAAAAGCATGGGCAACTGGGGAATCCACAGGCCCGAGATAAATCAATTACAATTGTGGAAAGCAAACTCAAGGGAGAGTTTGTTAAGGAAATCTCATCAGGATCATATCATGTAGCAGTCTTGACGTTGAGGAAAAGAGTTTACACATGGGGAAAGGGTGCAAATGGACGTCTAGGATTAGGTGATATTGAAGATAGAAACTCTCCAACAGTAGTGGAGGTCTTGAGAGATAGACAAGTAGAAAGTATTTCTTGTGGATCCAGTTCCACAGCTGCAATTTGTTTGCACAAATCTATATCCAGTATGGATCAATCTGTTTGTAGTGGATGTAGCATCATATTTGGGTTTACCAGGAAGAAGCATAATTGTTATAACTGTGGCCTTTTGTTCTGCCATCCATGTAGTAGTAAAAAGGTTATTAATGCTTCTTTGGCACCAAATAAAAGCAAGCCCTTTAGGGTCTGTGATTCTTGTTTCAATCAACTGAGGAACAATGGACGATCCGATAAAGTACTAAAGTCAGAGAACCCAAGCCCAAGACTGGCCCCATGGAAGCCATGCTCTGATTTGAAAGTAAGCACTGGAGAAGCGACATTTACACAGGGCCCACTGATTTCACCCAAACTTTCCAGCCAAGAAGAAGCAAAATGCATTGAGGAGCAAACCTCGTCAAAACAATGGGGAAATGAGCTTCCTCTACAAACTGGTTCACCTTTTTTATCTACTCTACCAAGATGGGGGCAAGTCCCTATCCCCCTGTCATTCAGCAAATATGATAGCGAAAATTCTCCAGCATTTCACCATATCTCCAGAAATGAATCATCTTCTGCTCCATCTGTCCATTCACAACAGATGGTCTATGAATCAGAATCTAATTTTCCAACTGCTATGGTAGTAAATAATGGCTTATATGAATCAGAGAGGACCCTTGGTGAAGAAGTCGAGCATTTAAGAGCTGAGGTAATTATTTCATCTCATTGGGATTGAAAATCTCATATTTAGGAATATATTGTTTTGCAGTTTGcctgtttgtgtgtatgtgattttgtgtttgtttctttATGTGTCTGGTGGTTTGAGTTGGTTCATGTTTGTGTGGAAAAATTGTTCCTGTTTTGAATATTTACCACTTGGATGGCTGTCAAGGTACCAAACATGCAACAGAAGTGAAACATAGTGACTGGTGGCTTCTATCTGTTTCAATTTGTACGACAGAGTAGGCATctttaatttgattttgttcATAATTTGCTACTTGCTACCTAAAAAATTGCAAATGCTGTTCTTTTGTTATCACCCTGCTAAAATTTAATATCCAAAAATGCTTTAGGTGATCTAAGTAGAGAAGTTTGGGGAATAACATAAACCTATGCATGAAATAAAGAGCTGGTTATGGAAGTGATGTTTCtttggaagagaaaaaagaaaaaaagaaccacTGCCAAAAAAGGCCCAATGTCAAAAGATTTCAGAAAACTCTTCAACAGAGAGCTGATATTCTTTAATTTTCAGTGCATATTGTACATTAAGATGCAagtgtgaattttttttttttttgggtaaacaagtGTAATTTGTTGTGAATagtctttttcttattcttttctggAATTCTAATTCTACAATAGTGGGCAGCAAGCTGTCTATGGTTTTCTCTGCATACTCCATGGTCAAACTGTATTTTaactcttttcttccttccctcttTTACATAGagttttttgtttctctcaTTGTTAGTTACTTACTATGTTCAAGCTAATCTGTGAATCTTGACACCCAAACATTTGTTCTGAAGTCATTTATCAGTCGACATTGTGGAGTAGAAATTTCTATAACCTTTTATGTGCAGTTTCATCACTAGGTACTCATTGTAGAAAGCCACCATTCGTTCTCTCTAAGAGCTAGTCATGTTGCATATTAAACAATAAACATGACTCTTTTTTTATGTCAACAGGTGATTCTTTTATACATGTAACTGGATCACTGTAACTTGCCTTTCCATTTCCATGATATCATCTTAATGATTTTATTCCTGTAGTTGTTTTGTTATAGTCATGTTATTGGATTCACTGTTATGACTATGCtaacttcattttctttttgtgcTTTGTGAAGTgcttctttatttccttctaaacaatcttttctttgattataGGTGAAGAACCTTGAAAAACAGTGCCAAATGAAAAGCAGGAAGATCCATGAATATCAGCAACAGATTGAGGAAACATGGTCAATAGCAAGGGAGGGGGCTGCTAAACGTAAGGATGCAAAAGAAGTTATAAGAGCTTTAAAAGCGAGggtaattttcttttatggaCATACTTTGGGCTGAGTTGCCTTTACATATCTCGACTTAGTGAAAATAAGCATCATCAGTAGTGGTTAAAATTGACTAGAGTGAAGAAGTAATCTGATTTTGATACTGAAATATGtcttttggtaaaaaaaaaaaaagcatactTGTTTACTTGAAAATAAGTATGAATATGGAGGGGTGGTATCAGTATATCAGTTTTTAAGATACATATCCCTAATAGGAACAAATACAAATGATTAGATAAAAAAAGGTCTTGATTTGTTAATTGTGAATTGATACAATCATAAGATGTAAggttaagttttccttcaccagtggagaagaaaaaatctCTTCCCCACTGGTGATATGACCCTGTGATTGGACTCTTGTCATCACTAACTCCCACCCCTACTGTATAGGGTTTGAAAATATCCTTCCCCATGTTAATCGAAGGGTTCAGATCTCCATAgatcaccatgggtgaagagaaactcggTCCTAAGATGTATACAGAAATGATAGATACATTATATCATACATATTAAATGGTTCATAGCAGTGTACTGGCACAATATTGTCGATATGGCTGATAGTATGTGCAGTTTGTCTACCCCTGCATcctgtttctattttgaaagaCAAGATCTCATGTATGGTCTGTGTTGGCTGTGCCATACCAGTCCTTTTACTGCTCAGCTATTAATATGGTTAGACCATAATTAGTAAATTTCGGACAAGATAAATATGGTGGAAAATACATTTGGCTAGATTTGGTTTTAAGAGGTAACATGATAACCttggaaaaaaacagaaatatttaatatttttagtaaaaaaatttGGGTAGATTTGCTATGATGGAATTTTTGGTAGATTGGGCACATGATGAAATATTTTTGTTTCACTATCAACACAAGGAGTTCCAATTTGTTTGTTCAAAATGTTGGGTTAGACATGTTATATTTGGGATTGGTACATGTCAAACGTTGTGGGCCATCTTACCGATATGGTACACTATGTATAGACTCTTACTCTTGTTTCTTagagcagatttttttttttttttttggggggggggggggagtgggaacggttggaagaatgattttcaattcaattttcaACATTTATTCTGACACATGGTGAAGTCCAATAAATTTCAAAACTGTTAAAGTAGTAGATGACGAGATGGACAATATGTCCATGACATTAGGGTGCAAACAAAGTAGATATGGCTGCCATTGATGGGATGATAGCATATATTGGAGCTCAAACTTTGTGGACATGTCCATTTCATTATCAGATCACCGATTTTGTCCATTTTGATATGACTGTTAGAAAAACGCTTTGTTAATTCTTTGAGACAGgtaaattctgtttttcttgACCTATCAATTGGGAGTTGGGACTAGGTACGGAGAGTATCCTTCTGTTATTGCCGTGCTTTTCTAGAGATGCAGTTAAAGAAATATTCCGTATATTTCCCTTtggtaaaacataaaagaagagAGGTAATTTTCAGAACCAGTCATTCATCTCCTATTAAAATTGAGTTTACTGTCGGGGAATTAAAGTTGTGACTTTTACTGATTCATTCAACTAAAATCGGcagttgaaatatttttttaaacttaCGCAGACGGTCACTTCTTATTCTTGAATTTGCTAGCTGAAACCTAAccatggaccttggtgcaatggttaggttgctccattgtgaccaagtggtcatgggtcgagtctctggaaacagcctctctgcgaagcaggggtaaggctgcgaacattatgaccttccccagaccctgcagtagcgggagcctagtgcactgggtatgcccttttttttgggggggggttgtgaTACCCACTGTGTTCGCCTGTTTCATGTTGAGGAATTACCTACCTATCCAATAGTTGCAATAGTAAATCCTCAGTCTGCAGGGAAGCTCTATTAATAAATTTGTCAATAGAAAAACTTGTGTGATTATGCAATTTTATGCTAGGTATAGAATACAAATCTTTTTCTGAATTTGGATACAacataaaatatgaaagttTTTTCCTCTACAACTATTGTGTTCAGGAATTATAAACAAATTTGCTTTGGATTAGACCTGGTTGGATGTGGGTTCTTCAGGTGGGTTGTACACCAGTGTAGAAACCATTGGTTGGACTTGTTAGACTCTTTTTCCTTGTCGATTGGTAGAGACTCTATTTCAGGACTATTGTCCTTGTTctgttatttattttgtttatggtCTAAATCCTTGTTTTGGAGTCTCAATTCAACCATCATTCCCTggggaaaaaaattctataTTTTTTACATTACCCCTTCTGCAGGCATAACTTTCCTTCGGTAAGTTAATTGAAGAATTTAGATATATAATTGAGCCACCAAGGGTTTTCTGTCTATATACAGGTTTCTTATCCTTGGATTGTCAAtgcttaattttatttttgactttCAGTCGAGTTGTTTCTAATTGGCGCATTGCTTGCAACTGTAAATGATGGATTACACTGGTGGAACAGAACTATATATAGCTTCTACCTGAGATTGTGCTTGGATGagggttttatttttccattttctgtttATATCTAGTACACTTTGAATAATCTTTTTCCAAGAACCACTACTAAGGCTCTCTTTAGTATGATTTTGAGAATtatttcagggggtgattttaatttcaaaaggtgtttggtatgatttttgcaccttatttctgTGAAATTGAAATCATTTTCAATAGAAATCCTGAAATAACTGAGTAGCTATTTTCACCTATTTCGGAAGAAATCCATTTCAACTATTTCCCCCTAAACACTTCAATGAATAAGTGTTTATTACTACTCAAGTTTTTTGGAACCAACTCCTCCGTCCATCCATGTCTCATGCATCTAATGTGTAGAGTGCTGTTGAATGCAGCTGAGCTTATCCACCACAATAAATGATGGCTCATGTACTCTTCCCTTCTGTCCTCAGTTTCCACAAGTTTCTTTCTGAATTGTCAGAACCTTTCCTATAATCCTATGTGTCTGAGGAAGGATATAACAGCACCTGGGTGTTAGTGCAATAGCTTGTTTATGGACATATCATAAATTCATCACTAATAtatcaactcaactcagccttactAGTCCTatgctatgcatgtctttcctcgtCACTTCTCCTAGAGTAATTTTAAACCTACCCATGACTTTTTTAACTTCTTCAATCTTAATCAAATCACACCTCTGTATTGGAGCATTCAAAAGCTTttgttgcacatgtccatgccacctcaaacgacataCTCACAACTTATCATATATCAGAGCcactcctaaattagctctaatttgttcatttcttattttattttttctagttttacctgTCACCCATCTCAATATCCTCATTTCTGAACTAGATAAATTTACTAACAACCGGATTGATGCTACCATAAATTTACTATTGTACTGTAGAATGCTTACTGTGTCACTTGTTTATGGTTTGGTTCAAATCTCTGAGTACATTTATCGTTGTCACGGTTAGTCTTTGACTCAATGGGGACTCATATACATGAAAGGCACTCTGCATTGTGTTCTGCACCCATTAATGCTGATCTCATTGTTGACACATACTTTCTACAATGCAGTTACTGGTCATGTTGGAGAGACATTCAACTGCAACAGAAGCAAACACTTTCTCTGCACTCAGCCATGGAGCTGAGGCCCATCAGCGTCATTCCCTACCAACCTCTACAGATAATCCAGAATTAAATGCTGCAGACCCCACTTTGCTCTTTACCAATCAATTGCCACCTCCAGTTGCTGTGCTTAAGAACAGGCTAGGTGACCCATGTAGCTCACCTATGTCATCTTGTGATACACTGTCTAGTATGTGCTGTACTAGATCGGTGGAAGGTTTACATGTTGCAAGGACAGATTCTAGACAAACTGTCACTAAAGAATTGAAGACAGAGTGGGTAGAGCAAGATGAACGTGGTGTGTATGTTACATTGCTAAGTTTACCGAGTGGAAGGAATGGACTGATTCGGGTGAGATTCAGGTAAATTTTCGATCTTATTTCCTCCAATATGAAAATATTGAATGGATAATTCAATTACCTTGCTTTTCATGTGCCTAGGTTGACGTGACAAATTTACCATGATAGAATGGTATCATAAGTCTGTTCCTTTAAATGCACCCTTTGTATCTGGCAAGATCTAATAAATCACAATGCTCTAGCATGCGACTATAACAATACATTTTTCAGCCGTTGTAATTTCGTGCTAACTTTTCCATTCTCTGTATCAGAAGCTCTTTAGTAACCATGCAATTTGAATCCCATATAGCATGAAATTTAACCATACTTGCATTCGTCTGTGTTTTGCAGTCGGAAGCGATTCAATAAAAAAGAAGCTGAGCAATGGTGGGAAGAGAATCAATTAAAAGTATATGAAAAATACGACATTGAAAGGCACATCAGTCCCAGCACAAAAAAGATGGAAGGTTGACGTTTCTCCTCCATTACTTTTTATAGTTCTGCCTAATATTTGAGTTCATCAGATATTCCATCTGCAGCATGTCAAGAAGGATCATCACTGAACCCAATTCATACGAACCATGCCTTTTGCTTATTTCATGGTCTTTTCCACCTTGAAATTTTGGTGGTTTATACATCCATGGGTATGGAAAGTATCCACCTAGAGAGAAGTG containing:
- the LOC122646866 gene encoding PH, RCC1 and FYVE domains-containing protein 1-like, which gives rise to MGEESVTADRAVEQAIVALKKGAHLLKFGERGKPKFCPFRLSPDEKLLIWYSGKEARELKLNSVTNIIHGQKTVNFQRHPQPEKESQSFSLVYGNGECTLDLICKDKEQADSWVLGLRALISRSDRPKSLNLWSRRGAQTCANSPVGYSRRKKDLELLEGSIKVSQMHSLCGSPRSLDERCLSDGLLYSSESFYSSAPRTLSNIQSVMGTVFPNSFYLEPDYLNEKKEAYTSTGSHKNLLNGVSSHTHCFSTSDKNDILRDVFLWGEGLGGISGGGVDRCDTSSHAQSDSLVPKLLESIMMLEVQTISLGRKHAGLVTKQGEAYCWGEGSGGKLGHKTNMDVSDPKIVESLNGVNVKSISCSECYTCALTLSGELYIWGDNNHGGGFIGDGKNRSKWLPYKLSGPLDGISISGVACGEWHMAIVSSSGQLFTCGDGTFGVLGHGNLQSISQPKEVESLKGLRVMSVACGPWHMAAIVDIMVDHFNTSVPGGKLFTWGDGDEGRLGHASQGTKVLPTCVAQLVDHDFLQVSCGITLTVGLTDTGIVYTMGSKKHGQLGNPQARDKSITIVESKLKGEFVKEISSGSYHVAVLTLRKRVYTWGKGANGRLGLGDIEDRNSPTVVEVLRDRQVESISCGSSSTAAICLHKSISSMDQSVCSGCSIIFGFTRKKHNCYNCGLLFCHPCSSKKVINASLAPNKSKPFRVCDSCFNQLRNNGRSDKVLKSENPSPRLAPWKPCSDLKVSTGEATFTQGPLISPKLSSQEEAKCIEEQTSSKQWGNELPLQTGSPFLSTLPRWGQVPIPLSFSKYDSENSPAFHHISRNESSSAPSVHSQQMVYESESNFPTAMVVNNGLYESERTLGEEVEHLRAEVKNLEKQCQMKSRKIHEYQQQIEETWSIAREGAAKRKDAKEVIRALKARLLVMLERHSTATEANTFSALSHGAEAHQRHSLPTSTDNPELNAADPTLLFTNQLPPPVAVLKNRLGDPCSSPMSSCDTLSSMCCTRSVEGLHVARTDSRQTVTKELKTEWVEQDERGVYVTLLSLPSGRNGLIRVRFSRKRFNKKEAEQWWEENQLKVYEKYDIERHISPSTKKMEG